One region of Labrus mixtus chromosome 1, fLabMix1.1, whole genome shotgun sequence genomic DNA includes:
- the LOC132978625 gene encoding uncharacterized protein LOC132978625, whose product MKPKLLPLIAFSVPGPFFFSFLKNFLTLNLFTSFINIFLYLTANCLFGFSDRKDLLGTVAELKHAHHKLSEQNSSLLRTVAQCEDINLQLTLEITELRAKLVSAQRSAARARSLSEELEETRRAYKEAQERGSRTQTSCTKLSNEVECLKVHIRRLEDKNDKLTFERTCSEDGINKLRKVNADLRAELEETLVMLTLRDREITKKEILMDKMKNSHVENHNMIEGLQSELRRLQEHSHQVLLRYDRHFIGPQNLYSRDPPNHRSLQSEMQDMQQAPQSSGRYKPPIPAQ is encoded by the exons ATGAAACCAAAGCTGCTTCCTCTGATAGCCTTCAGTGTTCCtggtccgttttttttttcttttttaaaaaactttttaacaCTGAATTTGTTTACCTCctttatcaacatttttttgtacttaaCCGCTAACTGTTTGTTTGGCTTCAGTGACAGAAAAGATTTATTAGGCACGGTGGCTGAGCTGAAGCACGCTCACCACAAGCTGAGTGAGCAGAACAGCAGCCTGTTGAGGACGGTGGCTCAGTGTGAAGACATCAACCTGCAGCTCACTCTGGAGATCACAGAGCTGAGAGCCAAGCTGGTCAG TGCTCAGCGGTCAGCGGCAAGAGCCAGATCCTTGTCAGAAGAGCTTGAGGAGACCCGTCGGGCATATAAAGAGGCTCAGGAGAGAGGCAGCCGCACCCAAACCAGCTGCACCAAACTG AGCAATGAGGTGGAGTGCCTGAAGGTTCACATTCGCAGGCTTGAAGACAAG AATGACAAACTCACCTTTGAGAGAACATGTTCTGAAGATGGCATCAATAAACTGAGGAAGGTCAACGCTGACTTGAGG GCTGAACTTGAGGAAACCCTGGTTATGTTGACGCTGAGGGACAGAGAAATCACAAAG AAAGAGATTCTCATGGATAAGATGAAAAACTCTCATGTGGAGAATCACAACATGATCGAG GGTCTGCAGTCAGAGCTGAGGAGGTTACAAGAACATTCACACCAAGTTCTTTTGAG GTATGACAGACACTTTATTGGCCCTCAGAATCTCTACAGTCGAGATCCTCCTAACCACCGCTCTCTACAGAGTGAGATGCAGGATATGCAGCAG GCACCACAGAGCTCTGGACGATATAAACCTCCCATCCCTGCACAGTGA